The following is a genomic window from Hymenobacter sp. APR13.
GGCAGCGGGCGCGGCGAGTACAGCGCGCAGAGCGTGTTTTCCACCTGCACCAGCTGGCTGGCGGCGGAGGCGGGCAGGCCGTCGAGGATGCCGGCCAGCACTTCCCAGCGCGGCTCTCCCGGCTGGCGGCTGGCATCGTGCCACACCACCACGGTTTCCGGCCCCACCAGGTGCTCAAATACGCGGCGTGTGTCGGTGCGCACGGCCTCGTAGCGGTGGTCGCCGTCGATGAACACCACATCAAACTGCTGTCCCAGCGCCGCCAGATCGAAGGTGGCGGAGTTACCGTGCAGGTGCTGCACGTTGGGCAGCGGCCGCGAGAAGAAGCCGTGTAGGTCGATGTACCGCTCACTCAGCCCCAGCTCGCGCATCTCCGCCGCCGATAGATTCAGGGTGTGCACCGAGGCCGCTACCTCGGCCACGTTGGCGGCGCTTTCGCCGCGCCACGTCCCAATCTCGAAGTAGCGGCAGCCCGGCACCTGCCCGGCCAGGGCGCGCAGCAGCAGCAAGTCGGTAGGCAGGGAGCCGCCTTCGCGGAACGCAAACGGCCGCACGGTGTGCGTAGCGGTGGGGGAGAGGAAGTGCGTGAGCGGCACGGCTGGCAGCCCCTGGGCCGTGAGGCCGCGCTGCCCGTGGGCCCGGGCGCGCTGCTGCCAGCCGGCGGTATCGGCGGCCAGCACGTGGTTGAGCAGCCAGGGGTTGCGCACCAGGCTGGCCAGCCCGCGCAGGGTTTTGGTAAGACGGGACACAGGCAACGGATGAATGAGCTGCAAAGCTACTACGTCTGTTCGCACCCGTCTACTGAGGCGCAACAGCACTTCGTTGCTATGTGGCGCCGCTGCCTTGGGCTGGGCATATCGTAGAAAATATAGTAGTTATCGTGTATTTTATAAAACTGACAGACAGATAGTTAAATTGACAGGTGTTCTGCCTGTGCGCTAACCTAGTTTGTGCCGGCAGCCTTTTACTGGTCTTTCCTGTCTGCCCTGCTGTGCGACCCCACCGCCCGGGCACCTTCCGTTCTGCATGCCGGCTTCTCCTGACCTCGACGCCCTGCTGGCTTGTTGCCAACGCCGCGAACCGGCAGCGCAACGTGCCCTCTATGCTCGCTACGCCGCGCGCATGCTGGGGGTGGCGCGCCGGTATGCTACCTGCCTGGCCGAAGCCGAGGATATTCTGCAGGATGCCTTCGTGAA
Proteins encoded in this region:
- a CDS encoding class I SAM-dependent methyltransferase, with protein sequence MSRLTKTLRGLASLVRNPWLLNHVLAADTAGWQQRARAHGQRGLTAQGLPAVPLTHFLSPTATHTVRPFAFREGGSLPTDLLLLRALAGQVPGCRYFEIGTWRGESAANVAEVAASVHTLNLSAAEMRELGLSERYIDLHGFFSRPLPNVQHLHGNSATFDLAALGQQFDVVFIDGDHRYEAVRTDTRRVFEHLVGPETVVVWHDASRQPGEPRWEVLAGILDGLPASAASQLVQVENTLCALYSPRPLPTHTPEPLRDPEQWFEVTLQPVAGR